TCATAAATGCCGGATCGTTTGCCGCCCGGCTCGACCAGCGTGAGAAACACCACGCCAATATCGCGCGGCACGGCATATTTCATCCGCTGCAAAGCCACCGGCACTTCCTCGTACTTTGTGATGAGGACGTCGGGCCTGTGTTGGGCCAGCCACTCCTTGAACCGGGTATTATCCCACGCATCGAGCAAAAGCGGCGGCACACGATCCTCGTCGCGTAGCATGTGCTGGCTTGTCAAAAAACCAGCAGACCAATTATTTTCGACGCGCTCGTCGCTCGTCCGCGCCATCACAAATCCTGGACGCTGGTAGCCGCGTGCCGCGATCTCGCTCATCGCCATCCGAATGCCGCGATATTGATTCGGACACACCAGATGCAGATGAGGCCGCGTCAACGAATAGCCGATTGCGACCGCGGAAAAAAGCGACCAGTCGATATCGACCGCCATCGTCGCCTCCGGTTGCGGCGCGACGATGAGTCCGTTGATTCCGCGCGAGCGCAAAATCTGCGACACACGCTCTGTCGTCATGTCCGACTCGCGCAGCCAGAACTCTTTCAACTGGTAGCCAAGCGACTGCGCGCGTTTTTCAGCCCCGAGGAAATAATCTTCAAAAATTTTCACGTTCCGCCAGCCATTGCGCGTCGGGTGATTCGTGATCCAGCCGATAACTGCGCGAAATGAGGCAGGTCGCAACGACGTGCGGTAACTCGTCAATGACGCAAGCATCGGATCAGGCACATAGCCCATCTTGTCAGCGAGTGCGCGTAACCGCTCGCAGGTTTTTTTCGGCAATCCCGGGTGAT
This genomic stretch from Termitidicoccus mucosus harbors:
- a CDS encoding LacI family DNA-binding transcriptional regulator, which produces MNEYPEASHGQLHSGAEIHPSAQCHAKTFNLRLAHIVEWLCFTSMPAPNSNRRVTMRDIAKVAGCHYTTVSLALRNHPGLPKKTCERLRALADKMGYVPDPMLASLTSYRTSLRPASFRAVIGWITNHPTRNGWRNVKIFEDYFLGAEKRAQSLGYQLKEFWLRESDMTTERVSQILRSRGINGLIVAPQPEATMAVDIDWSLFSAVAIGYSLTRPHLHLVCPNQYRGIRMAMSEIAARGYQRPGFVMARTSDERVENNWSAGFLTSQHMLRDEDRVPPLLLDAWDNTRFKEWLAQHRPDVLITKYEEVPVALQRMKYAVPRDIGVVFLTLVEPGGKRSGIYENPGKVGAGALELVTSLMRQGERGIPDAPQQLLIETSWIEGQMVRKARGASKAERTRAGK